One Pristiophorus japonicus isolate sPriJap1 chromosome 19, sPriJap1.hap1, whole genome shotgun sequence genomic window carries:
- the lypc gene encoding sperm acrosome membrane-associated protein 4-like gives MVRSQLSPGVTLKCYTCIFPALTTSDCLKFPRMCLATETCLRSKAVGKKGRLKFTLYEKGCVLTTLCGVCGTKMAMGIVFTYNNSCCDTDLCNGATGPKAPLALTIGTGLVSALGLTRL, from the exons ATGGTACGCTCCCAGCTGAGCCCTG GTGTAACCCTGAAATGCTACACGTGCATCTTCCCTGCCCTGACAACAAGCGACTGCCTGAAATTCCCGAGGATGTGTCTAGCCACGGAGACCTGCTTAAGGAGCAAAGCTGTGGGCAAGAAAG GCCGGCTGAAGTTCACCCTGTACGAGAAGGGCTGCGTGCTCACGACTCTGTGCGGCGTCTGCGGCACCAAGATGGCGATGGGTATCGTGTTCACCTACAACAACAGCTGCTGCGACACCGACCTCTGCAACGGAGCCACCGGACCCAAGGCCCCGCTGGCTCTGACCATCGGGACGGGCCTGGTCTCTGCCCTGGGCCTCACCCGCTTGTAA